Proteins from one Cicer arietinum cultivar CDC Frontier isolate Library 1 chromosome 3, Cicar.CDCFrontier_v2.0, whole genome shotgun sequence genomic window:
- the LOC140919766 gene encoding uncharacterized protein has protein sequence MIGNVSSNFSDLVIIGERVEIGLKSRKIASGYTRLNNTKKLPVGANKKKEEESHLVTSNPTNPSFVHYPYATATSQNSELLPHLVRNSMVALCPGKPIEPPYPKGYDSNALCDYHSGAIGHSTENFLALKFKVHDFLKVGWLNFKENEPSVKNDPLPVHGRWERDDGMIATQSEEILGITIPKPLVIHFTKEESMNAPGIGGMTRSGQIDSLGKSQKEIIVASEKAYTDKGKKKVIEEVQKEKVENEKGVSNEEAREFLKIIQHSEYEIVDQLNHIPTRISLFYLLLNYESHRKLLMKILNEPHVTHDITLDKFGGIINNITANNHLIFTNDELSIKGRGDNKALHILVMCFDHIISKVLIDNGSSLNVISKLKLAKLPCDGTYMRPIPVVVRAFEGSRRELMGEIELPVQIGPVTFEITFHVMDTVLAYSCLLRRPWIHSSGVVPLTLHQKLKYMVNDQLVIMSGEGDLLVSKLSTTPYVETAEEALETVFQTLEIMDTAYVETTPIEPHMSNIAIMVAKFMLSRGHHPWRGQREKRLARIENREPRIEKIPICDIRQNFQSARPTSEINIAAAEDDIFDGEANWIHPCGVGAEIRNWKIVKSPIIFNTIPIFGNSSFRDDCSKISPHNFDHLISQREKDNEEDYESPLDLLRSIEQEAKGIMPFEEPI, from the exons AGAAATTGGATTGAAAAGCAGAAAGATTGCTTCTGGGTATACCAgattaaataatacaaaaaagtTGCCAGTAGGTGCGAATAAgaaaaaagaggaagaaagccATTTGGTGACGTCAAACCCAACTAATCCTTCTTTTGTGCATTACCCATACGCCACTGCAACTTCACAAAACTCAG AATTATTACCGCATCTGGTTAGGAATTCTATGGTTGCACTATGTCCAGGAAAACCTATAGAACCACCCTACCCTAAAGGATATGACTCGAACGCCTTGTGTGATTACCACTCTGGGGCTATAGGACACTCTACTGAAAATTTCCTAGCTTTAAAATTTAAGGTGCACGATTTTCTTAAAGTTGGATGGTtgaatttcaaagaaaatgagCCTAGTGTGAAAAACGATCCCCTACCAGTCCATG GTCGTTGGGAAAGGGATGACGGTATGATTGCAACCCAATCAGAAGAAATACTTGGCATAACCATCCCAAAGCCATTGGTCATTCATTTCACTAAGGAGGAAAGTATGAATGCCCCCG GGATAGGAGGAATGACTAGAAGTGGTCAGATAGACTCCCTAGGAAAAtcacaaaaagaaataatagtGGCGTCTGAGAAGGCATACACAGATAAAGGGAAAAAGAAAGTAATTGAAGAAGTCCAAAAAGAGAAAGTAGAAAATGAGAAAGGGGTTTCTAATGAAGAAGCTAGGGAGTTTCTCAAAATCATCCAACACAGTGAATACGAAATAGTCGACCAACTCAACCATATTCCCACAAGGATTTCATTGTTTTACCTACTGTTGAATTATGAGTCCCACCGGAAGCTATTAATGAAAATCCTAAACGAGCCTCATGTCACTCACGACATCACCTTGGACAAATTTGGaggcatcataaataacatcacTGCCAACAACCACCTAATTTTCACAAATGATGAGCTATCGATCAAAGGGAGAGGGgataataaagcactacataTATTAGTAATGTGCTTCGACCATATAATATCAAAGGTCCTCATTGACAATGGCTCCTCGTTGAATGTcatatcaaaattgaaattagcAAAACTACCTTGTGATGGTACATATATGAGACCAATCCCCGTGGTTGTTAGAGCTTTTGAGGGGAGTCGCAGAGAATTAATGGGGGAAATCGAACTCCCAGTTCAAATAGGCCCAGTCACATTTGAAATCACGTTTCACGTGATGGATACTGTACTCGCCTATAGTTGCTTATTGAGAAGGCCATGGATCCATTCTTCCGGAGTAGTGCCATTAACCTTACATCAAAAGCTTAAGTATATGGTAAATGACCAATTGGTAATCATGTCAGGAGAAGGAGACTTGTTGGTGAGTAAGTTGTCCACCACACCTTATGTTGAGACAGCAGAAGAAGCTCTAGAAACTGTcttccaaacactagaaatcATGGACACCGCTTATGTCGAGACGACACCTATAGAACCACATATGTCAAACATTGCTATAATGGTGGCTAAGTTCATGTTGAGCAGAGGACACCATCCATGGCGTGG tcaaagagaaaaaagattAGCTCGGATTGAAAATCGAGAACCAAGAATCGAAAAGATTCCCATATGTGACATTCGACAGAATTTCCAAAGTGCAAGACCAACAAGTGAGATCAATATTGCGGCAGCTGAAGATGACATATTTGATGGGGAGGCTAATTGGATTCATCCATGTGGTGTAGGAGCAGAAATCAGGAATTGGAAAATAGTCAAGTCGCCTATAATATTTAACACAATCCCAAT ATTTGGGAATAGTTCATTCAGAGACGACTGTAGTAAGATCTCGCCGCATAATTTTGATCATCTTATTAGTCAGAGagaaaaagataatgaagaagattaTGAATCCCCTCTAGATTTGTTAAGATCGATAGAACAGGAAGCCAAGGGTATCATGCCCTTTGAGGAACCGATATAA